The Paenibacillus sp. FSL R7-0204 genome includes a region encoding these proteins:
- the purM gene encoding phosphoribosylformylglycinamidine cyclo-ligase: MSEAYKNAGVDIAAGNEAVERMKKHVKRTYRPEVMTELGGFGALFGLNKDKYEEPVLVSGTDGVGTKLKIAFAADRHDTIGIDAVAMCVNDIVVQGAEPLFFLDYLACDKVVPEKIEAIVAGIAEGCHQAGCALIGGETAEMPGMYSAGEYDIAGFTVGVADKAKLVTGADIAPGDTVIGLASSGIHSNGFSLVRKLLLEEGGYGLNDVVPELGAPLVDVLLAPTRIYVKSLLALLEQLPVKGMAHITGGGFIENIPRVLPEHVNVEINYGSWPIQPVFSLMQSKGQVSNRDMFTTFNMGVGLVLVVAEADGERALALLKASGEEAYRIGTVTEGERIVTFTGAEV, encoded by the coding sequence GTGTCGGAAGCTTATAAAAACGCCGGAGTGGATATTGCGGCTGGCAATGAAGCCGTAGAACGCATGAAGAAGCATGTAAAGCGCACATACCGTCCGGAAGTGATGACGGAGCTGGGCGGCTTCGGAGCCCTGTTCGGCCTGAATAAGGACAAGTACGAAGAGCCGGTTCTCGTATCGGGAACAGATGGTGTGGGCACGAAGCTGAAGATCGCGTTCGCGGCTGACCGCCACGACACGATTGGCATCGATGCGGTCGCCATGTGCGTAAATGACATCGTGGTACAGGGCGCTGAGCCCCTGTTCTTCCTCGATTATCTGGCCTGCGACAAGGTCGTGCCGGAGAAGATTGAGGCGATCGTAGCCGGGATCGCGGAAGGCTGCCATCAGGCAGGCTGTGCGCTGATCGGCGGCGAGACCGCCGAGATGCCGGGCATGTATTCGGCTGGCGAATATGATATCGCCGGATTCACCGTCGGCGTGGCCGATAAGGCGAAGCTGGTAACCGGAGCAGACATTGCTCCAGGAGACACCGTTATTGGTCTGGCTTCGAGCGGAATTCACAGCAACGGCTTCTCGCTGGTACGCAAGCTTTTGCTGGAAGAGGGCGGCTACGGCTTGAACGATGTCGTGCCTGAACTCGGGGCTCCGCTTGTGGACGTATTGCTGGCCCCAACCCGAATCTACGTGAAGTCGCTGCTCGCTCTGCTCGAACAGCTTCCAGTTAAGGGCATGGCCCATATTACCGGCGGCGGGTTCATCGAGAACATTCCGCGCGTATTACCGGAGCATGTGAATGTTGAGATCAACTACGGCTCCTGGCCGATTCAGCCGGTCTTCAGCCTGATGCAGAGCAAGGGACAGGTAAGCAACCGCGACATGTTCACAACGTTCAATATGGGCGTGGGGCTGGTGCTGGTCGTGGCGGAAGCGGACGGAGAGCGTGCGCTTGCGCTGCTTAAGGCCAGCGGGGAAGAGGCTTACCGGATCGGCACAGTTACTGAAGGAGAGCGCATCGTTACCTTCACGGGAGCTGAAGTCTGA
- the purF gene encoding amidophosphoribosyltransferase — protein MSYEIKTGNKQEAPILWTGDFYNEGTGSGDIFDTLKEECGVFGVFGHPEAASMSYYGLHALQHRGEESAGICVADGRDFNYHRGMGLVKEVFDKDKIASLVGDMSIGHVRYSTSGDSRLTNAQPLVFKYRDGDLAIATNGNIVNEPLIRKQLEQGGSIFQTTSDTEVLAHLIARSQKDFVEATKDALSQLVGGFAFLLMTNDKLIVASDTHGLRPLVMGRLGEAYVFASESCALEVIGAQLVRDIEPGELLVLDQNGFREERFAEPKRKALCAMEYIYFARPDSDLNGSNLHSARKRMGSRMALEAFVDADIVTGVPDSSISAAIGYAEQTGIPYELGLIKNKYTGRTFIQPSQELREQGVKMKLSAVRRVVEGQRVVMIDDSIVRGTTSRRIVNLLREAGALEVHVRITSPPFKNPCFYGIDTPDRRELIASYKTIAEMCEEINADSLAFLSPEGLIQSIGGYNSDDYKGGLCLSCFDNDYPTQVDFGGEEKDGCSC, from the coding sequence ATGTCTTATGAAATAAAGACCGGGAACAAGCAGGAAGCCCCTATCCTGTGGACCGGCGACTTTTACAATGAAGGAACGGGCTCGGGAGATATTTTTGACACGTTAAAAGAGGAATGCGGCGTCTTCGGGGTCTTCGGACACCCGGAAGCCGCTTCAATGTCCTATTATGGCCTGCATGCCCTGCAGCACCGGGGAGAAGAGAGCGCAGGCATCTGCGTGGCGGATGGACGCGACTTCAACTATCACCGCGGCATGGGCCTGGTGAAGGAAGTCTTCGACAAAGACAAGATCGCATCGCTGGTGGGAGACATGTCCATCGGCCATGTGCGGTACTCCACCAGCGGGGACAGCCGGCTGACCAATGCGCAGCCGCTGGTCTTCAAATACCGTGACGGCGATCTGGCGATTGCCACGAACGGCAATATCGTTAACGAACCGCTGATCCGCAAGCAGCTGGAGCAGGGCGGCTCGATCTTCCAGACGACCAGCGATACCGAGGTGCTGGCGCATCTGATTGCTCGTTCGCAGAAGGATTTTGTCGAAGCGACGAAGGATGCCTTGTCGCAGCTGGTCGGCGGCTTCGCCTTCCTGCTGATGACCAATGACAAGCTGATCGTGGCCTCCGATACACACGGACTCCGTCCGCTCGTGATGGGCCGTCTGGGCGAAGCCTATGTCTTCGCTTCCGAGTCGTGTGCGCTTGAAGTCATCGGTGCCCAGCTGGTGCGTGATATTGAACCGGGTGAACTGTTGGTGCTGGATCAGAACGGCTTCCGTGAAGAACGCTTCGCCGAGCCTAAGCGCAAAGCGCTGTGCGCGATGGAGTACATCTACTTCGCCCGCCCGGACAGCGACCTGAACGGCTCCAACCTGCACTCCGCCCGCAAGCGGATGGGCAGCCGTATGGCGCTCGAAGCCTTCGTGGATGCGGATATTGTCACCGGCGTGCCGGATTCCAGTATCTCCGCCGCCATCGGCTATGCCGAGCAGACGGGCATCCCGTACGAGCTGGGGCTGATCAAGAACAAGTATACCGGCCGCACGTTCATCCAGCCCAGCCAGGAGCTGCGTGAGCAGGGCGTCAAAATGAAGCTGAGCGCCGTGCGCCGCGTCGTCGAGGGCCAGCGCGTAGTGATGATCGATGATTCCATCGTGCGCGGCACCACCTCGCGCCGGATCGTCAACCTGCTGCGCGAAGCCGGAGCCTTAGAGGTCCACGTGCGGATTACCTCGCCGCCGTTCAAGAATCCGTGCTTCTATGGCATCGATACCCCGGACCGCCGCGAGCTGATTGCTTCATACAAGACCATCGCCGAGATGTGCGAGGAGATCAACGCCGATTCCCTGGCGTTCCTCTCGCCCGAAGGACTGATCCAGTCCATCGGCGGCTATAATAGTGACGACTACAAAGGCGGCCTATGCCTGTCCTGCTTCGACAATGATTACCCGACGCAGGTGGATTTCGGCGGGGAAGAGAAGGACGGATGCAGTTGTTAG
- the purL gene encoding phosphoribosylformylglycinamidine synthase subunit PurL yields the protein MTQQVSAKEPTAEQIAEQKIYSQFGVSDSEYELITSFMGRKPNYTEIGVFSVMWSEHCAYKNSKPLLSRFPTSGPKVLMGPGEGAGIVDIGDNQAVVFKIESHNHPSAVEPYQGAATGVGGIIRDIFSMGARPVALLNSLRFGKLESDRVKYLFEHVVSGIAGYGNCIGIPTVGGEIMFDNSYDGNPLVNAMCVGLIDHDKIQRGVAKGVGNPVFYVGPPTGRDGIHGATFASVELSEESEAKKTAVQVGDPFMEKLVMESCLELIDSGIVLGIQDMGAAGLTCSSAEMASKAGNGLELYLDQVPQREDGMTPYEMMLSESQERMLFVVEPKDEAQAQEIFDRWGVICRKVGKVTDDGRLKLFHHGEVVGDMPVKALVDECPIYNKPSAVPAYYEENAAIDTLRYEEVTDLGGALRTVLGSPTVASKAWVYNQYDYMVRTSTAVRPGSDAAVVTIHGTRKGLAMTTDCNGRYVYLDPEVGGRIAVSEAARNIVCSGAQPLAITDNLNFGSPEKPEIFWQMERAVDGMAEACRVLDTPVIGGNVSLYNENASGAIYPTPVVGMVGLIEDTDHITTQAFKQEGDAVLLLGVTKAELGGSEFQYAVHGLTEGRPPELDLATERKLLDAVLAAIRSGGVRSAHDLSEGGLAGALAESCISGSIGANIELSAGGLRLDVALFSESQSRIILTSAPEHAEELKAAVAAYGVPVEIIGTVGGERLRVTLDGSSALDEAVTELKTIWEDAIPCLMK from the coding sequence ATGACGCAGCAAGTATCCGCTAAGGAGCCGACCGCAGAGCAGATCGCGGAGCAGAAAATCTACAGTCAGTTCGGTGTATCAGACAGCGAATATGAGCTCATTACCTCCTTCATGGGACGTAAGCCCAACTATACAGAAATCGGTGTGTTCAGCGTCATGTGGTCTGAGCACTGTGCATATAAGAACTCCAAGCCGCTGCTGAGCCGCTTCCCGACAAGCGGGCCTAAGGTGCTGATGGGACCGGGCGAAGGCGCGGGCATCGTGGACATCGGTGATAACCAGGCAGTTGTCTTCAAAATCGAAAGCCACAACCATCCGTCTGCAGTAGAGCCTTATCAGGGCGCGGCGACCGGGGTGGGCGGGATTATCCGCGATATTTTCTCCATGGGTGCAAGACCGGTGGCCTTGCTGAACTCCCTGCGCTTTGGGAAGCTGGAAAGTGACCGGGTAAAATATCTGTTCGAGCATGTCGTGTCCGGGATTGCAGGCTACGGCAACTGTATCGGTATCCCTACTGTCGGCGGGGAAATTATGTTCGACAACAGCTATGACGGTAATCCGCTGGTCAATGCGATGTGTGTCGGACTAATCGATCATGACAAAATCCAGCGTGGTGTCGCTAAAGGGGTCGGTAACCCCGTGTTCTACGTAGGTCCGCCTACTGGCCGTGACGGCATTCATGGTGCGACCTTCGCATCGGTAGAGCTGAGTGAAGAATCGGAAGCCAAGAAGACAGCAGTTCAGGTTGGCGATCCGTTCATGGAGAAGCTGGTAATGGAATCCTGCCTGGAGCTGATCGACAGCGGCATTGTCCTCGGCATTCAGGATATGGGCGCAGCCGGACTGACCTGCTCCAGCGCGGAAATGGCGAGCAAGGCAGGCAACGGTCTGGAGCTGTATCTGGATCAGGTGCCGCAGCGTGAAGACGGAATGACTCCCTATGAGATGATGCTCTCGGAATCACAGGAGCGGATGCTGTTCGTGGTGGAGCCTAAGGATGAGGCGCAGGCGCAGGAGATTTTTGACCGCTGGGGCGTGATCTGCCGCAAGGTGGGTAAAGTGACCGATGACGGCCGTCTGAAGCTTTTCCATCACGGCGAAGTGGTCGGCGATATGCCGGTGAAGGCGCTGGTGGATGAATGTCCGATCTATAACAAACCGTCTGCAGTTCCTGCTTACTACGAGGAGAATGCAGCGATTGATACGCTGCGTTATGAGGAAGTGACTGATCTGGGCGGCGCGCTGCGTACCGTACTGGGATCGCCTACCGTAGCAAGCAAAGCATGGGTGTACAACCAATACGATTACATGGTACGCACCAGCACGGCGGTTCGTCCGGGTTCCGATGCGGCAGTCGTAACCATTCATGGTACCCGCAAAGGTCTGGCCATGACGACGGACTGTAACGGCCGTTATGTCTATCTGGACCCTGAAGTGGGCGGACGCATTGCTGTCAGCGAAGCGGCGCGCAATATTGTCTGCTCCGGTGCCCAGCCACTGGCGATTACGGACAACCTGAACTTCGGCAGCCCGGAGAAGCCAGAGATCTTCTGGCAGATGGAACGGGCGGTAGACGGTATGGCGGAAGCTTGCCGGGTGCTGGATACGCCGGTTATTGGCGGGAATGTCAGTCTGTACAATGAGAATGCTTCAGGAGCTATCTACCCGACACCGGTTGTGGGCATGGTAGGGCTCATTGAAGATACGGATCATATTACAACCCAGGCCTTCAAGCAGGAAGGCGATGCTGTATTGCTGCTCGGCGTGACGAAGGCAGAGCTGGGAGGCAGTGAATTCCAGTATGCCGTTCACGGCTTGACCGAAGGGCGTCCGCCAGAGCTGGACCTGGCGACAGAGCGCAAGCTGTTGGATGCCGTACTCGCTGCAATCCGCAGCGGTGGGGTGCGCTCGGCGCATGACCTGTCTGAAGGCGGTCTGGCCGGAGCCCTGGCAGAGAGCTGCATCAGCGGCAGCATCGGCGCGAATATTGAACTGTCTGCTGGCGGATTGCGCCTGGATGTGGCGCTGTTCAGCGAGAGCCAGTCCCGTATTATCCTGACTTCGGCGCCTGAGCATGCAGAAGAGCTTAAGGCGGCAGTTGCCGCATACGGCGTGCCTGTAGAGATCATTGGAACCGTGGGCGGAGAGCGTCTGCGCGTTACACTGGACGGCTCGTCTGCACTGGATGAAGCTGTCACCGAACTGAAGACCATTTGGGAGGATGCTATTCCATGTCTTATGAAATAA
- the purQ gene encoding phosphoribosylformylglycinamidine synthase subunit PurQ, translated as MKFAVLVFPGSNCDIDCYKAVEDSLGEPVDYVWHTATDLSAYDCILVPGGFSYGDYLRCGAISRFAPVMAEVAKAAEQGKFVLGICNGFQILTEAGLLPGALRRNMSMKFRCHDTVLKVVNNTTPFTIDYAKDEEIVIPIAHGEGNYYCDEETLAELQANNQIVFTYSDNPNGSVADIAGVSNRAGNVVGMMPHPERAANSLLGSEDGKRMFTSILKTWRDRYDAASIR; from the coding sequence ATGAAATTTGCGGTACTTGTCTTTCCAGGCTCCAATTGTGACATTGACTGCTACAAAGCAGTAGAAGACAGCCTCGGCGAACCAGTAGATTATGTATGGCATACAGCGACAGATCTGTCGGCGTATGACTGCATTCTCGTGCCGGGCGGCTTCTCTTATGGTGACTACCTGCGCTGCGGCGCAATCTCCCGGTTCGCTCCGGTAATGGCTGAAGTGGCTAAGGCGGCAGAGCAGGGTAAATTCGTGCTTGGCATCTGCAACGGATTCCAGATTCTGACCGAAGCAGGTCTTCTGCCGGGCGCGCTGCGCCGCAACATGTCGATGAAGTTCCGTTGTCATGACACGGTGCTTAAGGTCGTTAATAACACAACCCCGTTTACTATTGACTATGCGAAGGATGAAGAGATCGTCATTCCTATCGCGCATGGCGAAGGCAATTACTATTGTGATGAAGAGACGCTCGCAGAGCTTCAAGCGAATAATCAGATCGTATTCACCTACAGTGACAACCCGAACGGTTCGGTGGCCGATATTGCCGGAGTCAGTAATAGGGCGGGCAATGTAGTCGGCATGATGCCTCACCCGGAGCGTGCAGCGAATAGCCTGCTCGGATCGGAAGACGGCAAACGGATGTTCACATCCATTCTCAAGACATGGAGGGATCGTTATGACGCAGCAAGTATCCGCTAA
- the purS gene encoding phosphoribosylformylglycinamidine synthase subunit PurS translates to MLKATVYVTIKKSVLDPQGVAVQGALHSVGFQEVESLRIGKYMELTLDTDNRAEAEGRLKEMCEKLLANTVIEDYRYELED, encoded by the coding sequence ATGTTAAAAGCGACAGTCTACGTCACCATCAAGAAAAGCGTGCTCGACCCTCAGGGAGTTGCCGTGCAGGGTGCCCTGCATTCCGTTGGATTCCAGGAAGTTGAAAGTCTGCGGATTGGCAAGTATATGGAGCTGACCCTCGATACCGATAACCGCGCAGAAGCGGAAGGACGCCTGAAGGAAATGTGCGAGAAGCTGCTGGCCAACACGGTGATCGAGGATTACCGCTACGAATTGGAGGACTAA
- a CDS encoding phosphoribosylaminoimidazolesuccinocarboxamide synthase — MTSSAVSTAVELVNAPLLYKGKVRELYDLGDEVLIVVTDRISAFDYVLDPAVPDKGNVLNRLSAFWFGQTRELIENHVVHIEVDKLGDIVKDREALKNRIMVVRKAERIDIECVVRGCITGGGWRQYQETGQVNGIELPKGLRKNAVLAEPIFTPAAKNDVGHDEDIPFGQMQEQIGAELALELKEKSLKLFAFARAYCEERGIILADCKFEFGLLDGKVILIDEIFTPDASRFWAKDKYALDIEIDSMDKEPVRTYLSASSWDKNSTPDPLPPEVVEETSRRYLDIYHRLTGKSL; from the coding sequence ATGACATCATCGGCCGTATCCACTGCCGTGGAACTAGTAAATGCGCCGCTGCTCTACAAAGGCAAGGTTCGTGAGCTGTATGATTTGGGGGATGAGGTACTGATCGTGGTGACAGACCGGATCTCCGCCTTCGATTATGTGCTGGACCCGGCGGTGCCGGACAAGGGGAATGTACTGAACAGGCTCAGCGCCTTCTGGTTCGGCCAGACCCGGGAGCTGATCGAGAACCATGTAGTGCATATCGAGGTGGACAAGCTCGGAGATATTGTGAAGGACCGTGAAGCGCTGAAGAACCGGATCATGGTTGTCCGCAAAGCCGAGCGGATTGATATCGAATGTGTCGTGCGCGGCTGCATTACCGGGGGCGGCTGGCGGCAGTACCAGGAGACCGGTCAAGTCAACGGCATCGAGCTTCCCAAGGGACTGCGGAAGAATGCGGTGCTGGCGGAGCCGATTTTCACACCTGCGGCTAAGAATGATGTCGGTCACGACGAAGACATTCCGTTCGGGCAGATGCAGGAGCAGATCGGCGCAGAGCTTGCACTGGAGCTGAAGGAAAAGAGCCTGAAGCTGTTCGCTTTTGCCAGAGCCTATTGTGAAGAACGCGGCATCATCCTCGCCGATTGCAAATTCGAGTTCGGTCTGCTGGACGGTAAGGTGATTCTGATCGATGAGATTTTCACGCCGGATGCTTCCCGCTTCTGGGCCAAGGACAAGTACGCACTGGACATCGAGATCGACAGCATGGATAAGGAGCCGGTTCGCACGTACCTGTCAGCCTCCTCCTGGGACAAAAACAGCACGCCGGACCCGTTGCCGCCTGAGGTCGTCGAAGAGACGTCGCGCCGGTACCTGGATATCTATCACCGCCTGACCGGGAAGTCCTTATAG
- the purB gene encoding adenylosuccinate lyase: protein MIERYSRPEMRAIWTEENKFNAWLEVEICACEAWAELGVIPHEDAAKLRKDAKFDIARIDEIELETRHDVIAFTRAVSESLGAERKWVHYGLTSTDVVDTALGYLLRQANEILEQDIIRFIEILKDKAIAYKDTPMMGRTHGVHAEPTTFGLKMALWYEEMKRNLERFRHAANGVQFGKISGAVGTYANIDPFVEEFVCRKLGTSPAPISTQTLQRDRHAEYMAALALVATSLDKFATEIRALQKSEIREVEEAFAKGQKGSSAMPHKRNPIGCENISGLSRVIRGHMMTAYENVPLWHERDISHSSVERIILPDATMLLNYMLNRFGNIVKNLTVFPENMKRNMNRTFGVPFSGRILTKLIDKGFSREQAYDTVQPRAMQAWEEQTQFRDIVEATPEITAVLSAEEIEDAFNPTWHLKHVDTIFRKLELI from the coding sequence ATGATTGAACGTTACAGCAGACCTGAGATGCGGGCCATTTGGACCGAAGAGAATAAATTCAACGCGTGGCTGGAGGTTGAGATTTGCGCCTGTGAGGCGTGGGCCGAACTGGGAGTGATCCCGCATGAGGATGCCGCGAAGCTGCGTAAGGATGCCAAATTCGATATCGCGCGGATTGATGAGATTGAACTGGAAACGCGCCATGATGTGATTGCTTTTACCCGTGCCGTATCCGAGAGTCTTGGCGCAGAGCGCAAATGGGTGCATTACGGACTAACCTCGACAGATGTGGTCGATACGGCGCTGGGTTACCTGCTGCGTCAGGCCAACGAGATTCTGGAGCAGGATATTATCCGGTTCATTGAGATTCTAAAAGACAAAGCCATCGCCTACAAGGATACCCCGATGATGGGCCGTACCCATGGCGTACATGCCGAGCCAACAACATTCGGCCTGAAGATGGCGCTGTGGTATGAGGAAATGAAGCGGAACCTGGAGCGTTTCCGTCATGCCGCCAATGGCGTACAATTCGGCAAAATCTCCGGGGCCGTCGGCACCTATGCCAACATCGACCCGTTCGTGGAAGAATTCGTCTGCCGCAAGCTGGGCACCAGCCCGGCACCAATCTCCACGCAAACCCTGCAGCGTGACCGTCACGCGGAATACATGGCGGCGCTGGCACTGGTTGCCACTTCCCTGGACAAGTTCGCTACCGAGATCCGCGCTTTGCAGAAGAGTGAGATCCGCGAGGTCGAGGAGGCTTTTGCCAAGGGTCAAAAGGGTTCGTCCGCGATGCCGCACAAGCGCAACCCGATCGGCTGCGAGAACATCTCCGGCCTGTCGCGTGTGATCCGCGGCCATATGATGACAGCTTACGAGAACGTGCCGCTGTGGCATGAACGTGATATTTCGCATTCTTCCGTAGAACGGATCATCCTGCCGGATGCGACCATGCTGCTGAACTATATGCTGAACCGCTTCGGCAACATCGTGAAGAACCTGACTGTATTCCCTGAGAATATGAAGCGCAACATGAACCGTACCTTCGGCGTTCCGTTCTCCGGCCGCATCCTGACCAAGCTGATCGACAAGGGCTTCAGCCGCGAGCAGGCGTACGACACCGTGCAGCCGCGCGCGATGCAGGCTTGGGAGGAGCAGACCCAGTTCCGTGACATCGTGGAAGCCACCCCGGAAATCACTGCCGTGCTTAGTGCGGAGGAGATCGAGGATGCGTTCAATCCTACCTGGCATCTCAAGCATGTAGACACCATCTTCCGCAAGCTGGAACTAATCTGA